In Selenomonas dianae, a genomic segment contains:
- a CDS encoding threonine aldolase family protein produces MRRMSELLSFASDYMEGAHAEILQRLVATNLEQTAGYGLDPYSEAAREKIRRSCRASHAEIHFLAGGTQTNRIVIAALLRPYEGVIAADTGHITVHEAGAVEAGGHKVLALPHTDGKLTARAIETCLRAYHEDANRDHMVRPGMVYLSHPTEYGTLYSMDELEVISAICRTNRIPLFLDGARLAYALGCPANELTLPAIARLTDVFYIGGTKCGALCGEAVVFPKPAVVPHFFTIVKQSGALMAKGRVLGIQFDTLFTDGLYERGGAHAVAAADRIRAALTEKGYPLAVDSPTNQIFLALDEAQLAHLSAHVAMGFWEQQENVTVMRIATSWATQDADVERLIAVL; encoded by the coding sequence ATGAGACGGATGAGCGAACTGCTGTCCTTTGCCTCGGACTATATGGAGGGAGCGCACGCGGAGATCCTGCAACGGCTTGTCGCGACGAATCTGGAGCAGACGGCGGGCTACGGTCTCGATCCGTATTCCGAGGCGGCGCGGGAGAAGATTCGCAGGTCATGCCGCGCATCTCATGCGGAAATCCACTTCCTCGCGGGCGGCACGCAGACGAACCGCATTGTCATTGCGGCACTCCTGCGCCCGTACGAAGGCGTGATTGCCGCCGATACGGGACATATCACGGTGCATGAGGCGGGCGCGGTCGAGGCGGGCGGACACAAGGTGCTCGCTCTGCCGCATACGGATGGCAAGCTCACGGCACGTGCCATCGAGACGTGTCTGCGCGCCTATCACGAGGACGCGAACCGCGACCACATGGTACGCCCCGGCATGGTCTACCTCTCCCATCCGACGGAGTACGGGACGCTCTACAGCATGGACGAGCTGGAGGTCATCAGCGCGATCTGCCGCACGAACCGCATTCCGCTCTTCCTCGACGGGGCGCGGCTCGCGTACGCGCTCGGCTGCCCCGCGAACGAGCTGACGCTCCCCGCCATCGCCCGCCTGACGGACGTATTCTACATCGGCGGGACGAAGTGCGGTGCGCTCTGCGGCGAGGCGGTGGTGTTCCCGAAGCCCGCTGTCGTCCCGCACTTCTTCACCATCGTCAAGCAGAGCGGCGCACTCATGGCGAAGGGGCGCGTGCTCGGCATCCAGTTCGACACGCTCTTTACGGACGGGCTCTACGAGCGCGGCGGGGCGCACGCCGTTGCGGCAGCCGACCGCATCCGCGCGGCACTCACGGAGAAGGGCTACCCTCTCGCCGTTGACAGCCCGACGAATCAGATCTTCCTCGCGCTCGACGAGGCGCAGCTCGCCCACCTCTCGGCGCACGTCGCGATGGGATTTTGGGAGCAGCAGGAGAACGTGACCGTCATGCGCATCGCCACGAGCTGGGCGACGCAGGACGCGGATGTGGAGCGGCTGATCGCAGTGCTGTGA
- a CDS encoding secretion protein HlyD, which yields MFRPNKEANRTHSRGYVEDLPTQCGQKRCAKMAWLNLSAIP from the coding sequence ATTTTTCGTCCGAACAAGGAGGCAAACCGGACGCATAGCAGGGGCTATGTGGAGGATTTGCCGACACAGTGCGGACAAAAAAGATGCGCTAAGATGGCGTGGCTGAATTTATCAGCGATTCCATAA